TAGATGCCGCGCTGGCGTTTTTTCAGGCTCTCGAAGATGAGCACGCCGGCGGCGAGGTCGACGCGGTCGATGGTGAGGGCCAGGGCCTCGGAGAGGCGGCAGCCGGCGTAGGCGAGGGTCATACCGGGGGTACGCCATAGAACGGGCAGGATAGCACGGTTCGTGGCACGTAAAGAGAACGCGGCTATGCTGCCAGCGCCTTGGCCATGGGCAAGCTGGCAAAGATGCCCTTAAGCGGCCGGAATCCGTCCGGGCCAAGGCTGGTATCGGCGCCCCAGAGATAGTCGCCAGTCAGGTTGATGTGCTGCCAGCCGAGCGGCGCGAGGTGGGCGAGCAATTCGTCCGGCATCGTTTCGCCACGGCGACGTATAGCGTCAAGGGCACGGCCGAGATAGACGGTGTTCCACAGCACGATGGCCGCTGTTACCAAGGCCAAGCCGCTGGCCCGGTGCTGCTGGGCCTGGGCAGTGCGGTCGTGCAGGCGCCCGAGGCGGTGAAAGCATACGGCACGGGCCAGTGCATTGTGGCTCTCGCCCTTGTTGAGTTCAGCCGTTGCCTGCCGCCGAAGTTGCGGCTGTTCAAGCCAGTTCAGGGCGTGAAGGGTTCGTTCGATGCGCCCGATTTCTCGCAACGCGAGGGCCAATCCATTCTGCCGGGGATAGGCACCGAGGCGCTTGAGCATCAACGAGGCACTGACCGTGCCCGTGCGCACCGAGGCCGCCAGCCGCAGCACGTCGTCCCATTGTGCCGTGATCAGCTTTTCGTCCGGGCGCCCGGCGACGAACGGCGCCAGGGCGGGCCAGGTCGAGGCGGGGCCGAATGCGTAAAGTTTGCGGTCCGCGAGGTTGGGGATGCGCGGCGCGAAACGGAAGCCTAGGAGATGTGCCAAGGCGAAGACGTGCTCGCTCACGCCGCCGCCGTCCGTATGATGGACGGCAACGCTGAGATCCGCCTCGTGATAGAGCAGCCCGTCTATGACGTATGCCGCTTCGCCCGAGGGCGGAATAGATGCCGTGTGGAACGGCGCGTGGCGCGACGAGACGTGGGTGTAGAACAATGCGGACGGTTCCCGCCCGTGGCCGTGCCGGGCATTGTAGGCGCCCAGGGCCTCGCCGCGCCCGGCGGTCAGGAACGCCTGGCCATCGGAACTGGAGACATCGGCGAACCCGAACCGCGCTGCGAGTGGCTGGCGCTGCTGGGCATTGACCACCATGGCCAGCGCTTGGCGGTACGTGTCCTCGCGCAGGTGCCAGCCTGCGGTCCAGGCGAGTTCCCGGTAGCTCGCGACCGAGCAGGCTTCGGCCATGCGGGTCAGGCCGAGGTTGGTCGCATCGGCCAGCACGCCGGTCAGAACGACGCGCGGATCGTCAGCCGGCATTCCTGTGTGCAGGTGCGTGAAGGCGTTCGCGAATCCGGTCCAGCTATGAACGTCGGCCAGCACACTGGTGATGCGGGCACTTGGCGCCATTGCATAGAGCCGCTCGGCGGCAGCCTCCGCCTCCTCCGGGGTGATCGCCTTGAGGGGCGTGATCTTCAGTTCGTCGCCCTTGATCCTGACATCTTCCAGCTTGTCCGCAGCGGCCTTGGCGTCGATCTCCCCCATGCGCCGGTCCAGCAGGGCGCGGCGCTCGTTCAGGTACTCCTCCGCCGTCGCTGGCACGGCGACCGGCAACGGCCCGGCCTCGCGCATGGCGGCGAACAATGCGGGCGGGATGAGCTGGTCCTCGATGGCGCGCCATTGGCGGCTGCCCTCGACCCAGATGTCGCCCGAACGCATGCTGTCCCGCAGCGTGAGCAAGGTGGCGGCCTCCCACGCGCGGCGGTGTTCCGTACTCCCGTCGCCGCCGCTGTCCCGCACGGCTTTTCGCCAGGCAGGGCGGAGGAAGCTAACCGGAAGGCCCTCGGGCCATTTCCGGCTCCCGCTCTTGTATGCTTCACGCAACAACTCGACCGCGCGCAACGTTGCTGCGGCGGCGGGCACGGCGCGAAGCTCGAAGGTATCCAAGAACAGCGGACCGAGACGGTGCAGCACTGGCCAGGCACGCGTGGCCAGTGCCGGCAGGTCCACTTTGTCCGGGCGGCTGAGGCGTTCGGCTTCGGCGACGCTTTCGGCGAGCTTTTCCCAGCCGATGGACGACACCACGGCGCCGTCGAGGCCGGCTTCCCCCTCGGTTGCCTTGGCCGCGATCAGGGCGGCGCCGAGCCTGGCGAAGAGCCTGACCTTGTCGTTGACGGCACGGGCGTCTCGCAGGACAGCGTTTTCCTCGCGGGCCTCGGCGCGGCGGAACATCCGGCCGATAGCACGGTCGAACAAGCCGACCCCGTCATCGGTCAGCCGCGCCGTGGTATCCAGCACGGTCGCGACCAAAGTCGACCTGCGACGGAGCGGCGAGAGCGCGCGCAGGTGCTGGGCGGTAAAACGGCCGCCCTCACGGGCAAGTTTGCGCAGCCGCTCCGGATGCACCCCTTCAGCAACGGCGGGATCGAGGCCGATGGTGCGCAGGTGTGCGAGCTGATCGACAATCCGCTTGAGGGCCTTGTAGCCGGGCGCGCCAGATGGCTGGCGCGTCCAGGCCAGCACACTCGTCGATGCGTCCTCTTTGGACCCGAGCAGAGCGTCCAGGGCTTCGGTCTGTGCGGAGGACAGGTTGCGGGTGAGCTGTCCGGCGACGTGGCGCTCGGCCACGACCAGGACGGCGGCGATCAACCGTTCGATCACGCTCGAACCCGGGGCGAGGATCTTGCGCCGGCGCAGTTCGTCCGTCAGCGTCGCGGCGACAGTGAGGGCGTTCGTCGTCGCCAACGCCACCGGCAAAAGCCAAGCCAGCATCTCGCGGCCATGGCAGTGCGCGTACATCTGGAAGCCGAACCCCTCCCGCAGCCCGTCAAGCTGCTCGCGCCGCGTTTGGGGCCGGGCCGCATACGCGGCGAGAGCGTCGGCGCTGACCCGTAGTTGGTTGGCAACGAAGTTTAGGGCTGTCTCCGGGATGGCCTCGCCGGGCCGGAGCAAGCGGCCGGGATAGCGGAACGCACAGAGCTGGAGGGCATAGCCAAGCTGGTTATGACCGCCGCGGCGGCGATCGAGCGCCGCAAGGTCGGCAGCAGCTAATGTCCAGTGGCGGATGAGGTCGGCTTCGATGACCGGAAGGGCAAGCAGGTTCTCAAGCTGCGCATCGGTGAGCGCACGGCGTCTCGGCATAGCGGGTGTCCCAAATAGAGTGTAGTCTGTCTGCTACGGCCCGCACCCGAGCAGGAACAAGGGTTTGCCGGGCGTCCGGCGGGATGAGTTCAATTGGGACAGCGCGTCGCCCTCTACTGCCGGGTTTCGACTGCCGACCAGTCCTGCGCGCGCCAGGAACGGGATCTCGCCGCGTTCGCCGAAAGGTCCGGCTACGATGTGGTCGGTACGTTCAAGGAAACCGGCTCGGGCGTGAAACAGGACCGGGCCGAGCGGCGCAAGGTCATGGCGCTCGCCCAAGCCAGGCACATCGATGCGGTTCTGGTGACCGAGCTGTCCCGCTGGGGCCGCAGCACGACGGATCTGCTCGCGACGCTGAAGGAGTTGGAAGCCCGGCGCGTATCGGTGATCGCGCTCAACGGCATGGCATTCGACCTCGCCACGCCGCACGGACGGATGATCGCGACCGTGCTGGCCGGTATCGCGGAGTTCGAGCGCGAGCTGATACAGGAACGCATTCGCTCCGGTATCGCCGCAGCCAAAGCCAGGGGGAAACGTCTCGGCCGCCAGCCCGGACAGCGACTGAAATCGGATCGGCTCGCGCCAAAGGTCATCGCGCTCATCGGTCAGGGCCGCAGTTACCGCTTGGTCGGGCGGGAGCTTGGTTTGAGCAAGAACACCGTGGCAGCCATCGCCAAACGGAGCCGGCCAACAACCAACCCTGTCAGTTAATCCCGGCCATGTTCCCGCTACGTGCCGCGAACCGTGCTATCCTGCCCGTTCTATGGCGTACCCCCTCTATGTCTCCAACACGCCGATCTCCGCACGCCGCGCCGCCGATGCCATCCGCGCACACTGGCGGATCGAAACCACCTCCCACTACAGCCGCGACGTCACCTTCGGCGAAGACCGCTCGCGCATCCGCACCAACCCCGGCGTGTTCGCACGCTTGCGCAGTTTCGGTTTCAACATCCTTACCGCACATCGTACCAACACACTCGCCCAGGACCGCTACCGAGCCGCCCTCGCCGGTATCGATAATATGCTCGCGCTGCTCGCTATCTCATAGCATTGAACAGCCTTGGTGGAACTCCCCCCCGACACCTGGCGGATTTGGTATCACAATGCCGCAGGTCCAGAACGGCACTACGATCAGCTTAGTTGACTCAATAATTACCGGCTACGACACAGGAATAGTTGTTGGAGAGCACGCACATATTCGTAATCTTACTGTCTTGCTAGCCCGCTATGCTATCTATCTGGTCCCATCTTATCATGACATTCACATGGGTGGCGTCCTGGTGCAGTGGAGCAATTATATACTCTTTTGTCCAGGAGGAACTGTGAACTATGCCAATAAGGGGTCATCGTGGATTCTGTACCAAATCCTACGCTAAGGATTGGCGAGTGAACGTCTTACAGACGTGCGTCCGATCTTAAGCTGCTTAGCGATGGCCGATTTGCTCAAGCCATTTTGGGCGAGTTCACGGATTTGCGTTGCTTTTCCGGCGATTTTTGCCGGACGGCCATGCGGACGGCCATCCTTGCGAGCTTGAGCAATCCCCGCCTTGACCCGATCACGCAGGATGTCGCGCTCAAACTCCGCGAATACGGCCAACATGCCGGCGAAAGCCCGGCCGGCGGGCGTTGTCAGATCGAGCGCCTCGCTCAGGGACACGAAGCCCACGTTCAGCGCGGTCACCTCTTGTAGAGTGGAGACGAGATCGACAAGTGAGCGGCCCCAGCGATCGAGCCGCCAAACGACGATGACGTCGATTTCTCTTCGACGGGCAGCGCGCAACAATTCCTCGCGACGCGGGCGGGTCTTGGCCCCGGAGCCGACTTCTTCGATCGTCGACGCGATGCTCCACCCTCTGCGTTCGGCGTAAGCGCGCATGGTTTCGAGCTGCATGGGCAGCGTCTGTTGGTCATGCGTCGACACTCTGGCGTAGAGGGCGACTCGCTCGGCTTCGACCCTGGCCAAAAACCCCTCCGAATTGGAGCCGTGCAGACCCCTGCATTTGCTGAGATCGACGTACGCTATTGCGCTATGGCCAGAAACTATAGTTTATGGCCATATCCGTAAAGCGAAAACGCGCCATGCCTCGTCGCCACATTTTGTCGTTGCAGTCGCGCGCCGCGCTTTTTGACCCACCGACAGAGCCCGCAGCGATAGTAAGGCACTACACTTTCTCGCCTGAGGACATCGGGCTGATCCGCCACCGGAGGCGCGCCGTCAATCGGCTCGGGTTCGCCGTAAATCTCGCCTATCTCAAGTTTCCCGGCCGCGTACTGCGATCTGACGAGACGCCGCCGGCCGAAATGCTCGCCTACATCGCCACTCAGACCGAAAGCGAAGTGATCGAGTTCGAAAGCTACGCAAAGCGCGAAGAAACCCGGTGGGAACACCTTGGCGAACTCGAAGCCTACCTCAATGTTCGCCCATTTCGGCGCGACGACAAACGCGCCGTTGCGCAAATTGCGATCGAGTACGCGACAGGCTCGGATCGCGGCGACGTCATTGTCGCGCCGATGGTGGAATACCTGCGTGAGCGGCGCATCCTGCTTCCTGCCGCCGTCACTTTGGAGAAGGTCGCTCTCGCGGCGCGCGCGCTGGCTCGTAAGCGCGCCTATAAGAACCTTGGCGAAGGTCTCTCGCCGGAATCTATCGCGGGATTGGAATCTCTTCTCGTCGTCGCCAGAGGTGAAGAGCGCACGTCGTTCGCCTGGCTGCGGGACTGGCCCGAAGCGCCGCGCCAGAAAAACCTTCTCGCTGTCGTCGAGCGGCTTGAAGCCGTGCGCAAACTCGGTGTCGGACCAGATCGGGAGAAGCGCATTCATCGCGCCCGCTACGCAACGATCGCCAAGGAAATCTCCATTTTCGTTCCCCGCGACATCACGCGCTTCGACGCTCCGCGCCGTTTGGCGACGCTGATCATTTTTGCCCGTGAGATGGAGGCCGCTCTCACCGACGCCGCACTCGCCATGTTCGACAAGATGCTTGGTGCAGTCTTCCGTCGCGCCGACCGCACTCACAAGGACAAACTGATCGACCGCGCCAAGTCGCTCGACGCCTCCGCACGCGCCCTGCTCGGCATGGCCAAGGCCATGCTTGAAGCCAAGGCGAAGAACCAAGACCAGGTCGCGGCCGTCGAGCGGGCTCTCGGCTGGGAACGCCTGAAGGCGCTCGTCGCCGCGACGGAAACGGTCGTCATCGACGCCAGGCCCGACAACCTCGGCGAAGTTGTCGAGCGCTATGTGAGCATCCGACGCATGTCGCCGGTTGTACTCGGCGCGTTCGCCTTCCGGTCATGGAAGGAGAACGATCCGCTACTCGCCGCGCTCGATGTCGTGCGTGAACTTCACGCCAGCGGCGCGAATAAGCTTCCGCCACGAACCCCGACAGGTTTTCTGCGGCCAGCATGGCGTAAGGTCGTCAAGGCCGAGGCTGGGCTCAATCGCCGCGCCTACGAAGTCGCGGCCATGATGAGTTTGCGCGACCGATTGCGATCCGGCGACGTTTGGGTCGAAGGTAGCCGTGCTTTTCGCGCTTTCGACGATTTCCTGCTCCCGCGTGACGCTTTCAAAAATCGGCGCTCAGCCGGCGAATTGGATCTCGCCGTTCCCGATAGTTTCGAGGCCTGGCGCGATACGAAAACAAGACTTCTGGAAATGCGCCTCGGCGAGATCGACGCGCTCGCCGCCGCCGGCGAATTGCCCGAAGCCTCGCTCACGCAAGAGGGGCTGTCTATCAGCGCAATTCGCGGCTCGGAGAACGAGGCCGCCGACGCGCTCGTGCGCCGTCTCTACGCCATGTTGCCACGCCTGCGCGTCACGGAATTATTCGCGGAAGTTCATGGCTGGACGGGATTCGCCGACCGCTTCGCCCATTTGCGCACTGGCGTGCCGCCGGACGACGCGCGTGCGTTGATGACCGCCGTGCTCGCCGACGCCACCAATCTCGGCCTGACGCGCATGGCGCGCAGCGTCGGAGCTTTCAGCCATTCCCGGCTGTTATGGGTCGCCGAATGGCATGTGCGCGAGGAAACTTATCAGGCCGCGCTCGCCTGCATTTCCGACGCCATCCATGCGCAGCCGCTCACGAGACTCTGGGGCGACGGCGACACGTCGTCGTCGGATGGCCAATTCTTCCGCGCCGGCGGCCACGGCCAGGCGCGCGCAGACTACAACGCCAAATACAGCTCCGATCCGGGCGTGAAATTCTACACCCATGTTTCGGATCGCTACGCGCCGTTCCATTCCAAGGTCATCGCCGCGAACGCGAGTGAGGCGGCGCATGTCCTCGACGGCCTCATGCACCACGAAAGCTCCCTCGACATTCGCGAGCATTATACCGACACCGCCGGCGCCATCGATCACGTGTTCGGCCTCTGCCAATTGCTGGGGTTTCGCTTCGCGCCACGCATTCGCGACCTTGCTGACCGAAGACTCTACATCGTCGGCGCGCGCTCGACCCACAAGTCGCTCGAACCTCTGGTCGGCGGCACGGTCGACCTGCGCGTCATCGCCGAAAACTGGGACGAAATCCTGCGCTTGGCGGCGTCGATCAAGGCCGGAACCGTCGCGCCCTCGGCGATCCTGCGCCGTCTCGCCGCCTATCCGCGACAGAACACGCTCGCCAAGGCGCTCAAGGAAATCGGCCGCATGGAACGCACCTTGTTCACGCTCGACTGGATCGGCGACCCCGCTTTACGCCGGCGAGCGAACGCCGGCCTCAACAAGGGCGAGGCACACCATGCCCTCAAGCGGGCGGTCTTCTTCCACCGCCTCGGCGAAATCCGCGACCGCACCTTCGAAAATCAGGGCTATCGCGCATCCGGCCTCAACCTCGCCGTCGCCGCAATCATCCTCTGGAACACGGTTTATCTCGGCCGCGCCGTCGACGAATTGCGCGCGCGCGGCGAAATTATCGCGGATGATCTTCTCACGCATGTCGCGCCGCTCGGCTGGGAACACGTCGCTTTCAATGGCGACTACGTCTGGCCCACAGAGCCCCTCCCCAACGCATTTCGGCCGCTACGATACCCTCGGGCCGAGTTCCTCGACGCGGCTTAGCGTAGGATTTGGAACAGAATCCACGATGACCCCCGTACCAGCGCTCGACCGGCACTTGGCTGGTGATGATGACGGAGCGCATCTCGTGGCGGTCATCGATAATTTCCAGCAGATCGCGGCGTTGGTCCGCGTTCAGGGTCTCGGGGCCCCAATCGTCCAAAATCAACAGGTCGAGCCTGGCGATCTGGCGCAGTGTTCTGGCGTAACGGCCATCGGCGCGGGCCAGCGCCAGGGCAGAGAACAGCCGCGACACCCGGTGATAGGCGGTCGAGAGATCCTCGCGGCAAGCCTTCTGGCCCAGCGCGCAGGCCAGCCAGCTTTTGCCGACCCCGCAGGGGCCGGTAATGAGCAGATTATGCCGGGCGCGCACCCAGTCACAGCTGGCGAGTTTCAGGAACTGTGCCCGGTCGAGGCCGCGCGGGGCGCGGTAATCGACATCCTCGACGCTGGCGGACTGGCGCAATTTGGCCGCGCGGGCGCGGCTCTCGAAGCGTTTCTGCTGTCGCAACGTGGCCTCGTGCTCGAGCAATAAAGCCAGCCATTCGCCATGGGCCAAACCGGCAACCTCCGGCCGGGCGTCGAGGTCCTTGAAGGCTTTGGCCATGCCGTGCAGGCCGAGTTTGTGCAGCAGGTCGAGGGTCGGGTGGGTGAGCATGCTTGTTCCTTTCAGTGGAAATCAGTGAAAATATTCGGCGCCGCGCAGATTGCTGTGGGTCAGCACCGCCTGCGCCTCATCTGGCGGGCTGGCCGTCTGGTCGAGCTTGCTGGCGATGATCGAGGCAATGCTCTTGTAGTTGAACGCGCCAAAGGCGACCGCTCGGGCCGCCACCGCCTCGGCGCGCGGACGGTCCAACTCCTTGAACAGCCGCAGGATGCCAAGGCATGTCCGAAACCCCTGTTCCGGATGCGGCCGGTTGGCGAGGATGGCGATGATCAGCCCCTCGGTCTGCGGGCCGATCGATGCGCCCCATGAGCGGAACCGCTCCGGCGTCCATGCGGCGTAGCGCCGGTGCGCGCTCGGCATATGCTCAGGGGCAGTGCCGTGCCTTGGACCGCCATAGCGGCGCTGATGCACCGCGACCCGCTTGCCTTGGTGGAAGATCTCAACCATCCGCTCGGTGGCGCGGGTATCGACTTGCTGGCGGATCAGCTGATGCGGCACCGAGTAGAAAAAGCCGCAGACCTCGACATGATAATCCAGCGAGACGCGGGCAAAACCCCACTCCGCAAACTCATGGTCGGTCTCTGGCAATGCCGCCAAAGCCTGGCGTTCGATCGTCTCGAACAAATGCCGCCGGCTGACGCCGAGCCTGCGCATGACATGCGCGTTGATCCGCTCCACCATGCCGGCAATCGCCTGGTTGGCTTCAGCCAGAGAGAAGAAAGTCTGCTGGCGCAACCGGCCCAGAATGTAGCTCTGGGCAAAGCGGACACCGGCTTCCACCTTCGCCTTGTCCTTCGGGCGCCGCGGCCGGGCCGGCAAAACACCAACACCGTAATGCGAGGCCATCCGGCCATAGCTCAGGTTGATCTCTGGATCGTAGAACGACGCCTTGTTGACGCCGGACTTCAGATTATCCGGCACGATCAGCCGCGGCACGCCGCCAAAAAACCGGAACATGCGGCTATGCGCGCCGATCCAATCCGGCAGCGTCTGGGTCCAGCTCGCCTCCGCGTAGGTGTAGTTCGACGCGCCCAGCACCGCGACAAAAATCTCCGCCATGCGCACGATGCCAGTTGCGGGATCGGTGATGCCCAACTTTTTGCCGGAATAATCGACGAACACCTTGTCGCCCGCCCGGTGCTCCTGGCGCATGACCGGTGACAGCCGTGCCTCGAACTCCCTGAACAAATCGCAGAACCGGCTGTAGCTGTACCCTTCCGGATGCCCGGCGCGATATTCCTCCCACAGCACCATCAGGTTCACGCCCGGGCGCTTGAGCTCGCAGACCAGCTCGCTCCAGACCGGCTCGGCGCGCCGGCGCACCCCCCGCGGCGCGCCGCTGCGGGCAAACAGCCGCTCCTCCAAAACCGCATCACTGAGGTCGGCCGGCAACGGCCACGCCAGCCCCGCTGCCTGCGCCCGCTTCAGATTGTCCTGGATCGTGCTCCGCGCCACGCCCAGCATCCGCCCCATCGCCCTGGCGCTGATGCCGTCACTGGCCAGCCGTAAGGTTTGTCGTATCTGCCGCATCGTCAGCTCTCTCTTCGCCGGCATCCAGCCCTCCTCGTTGATGGTAACGAGAGGACAGTTGCCCGAGTTGCTGACCCAGCCGAAAACGCTGAAAAATCCCCGCCAGGTGGCCGGAATTAAATCGGAATGGTGGCCGGCTTCAAATCGGAACGCTGGCCGACATCAAATCGGAATCCCCGGCCGGCTTCCGTCGGAATCTGCACGTTGCCACGTTCACGAAGCAATCCCGCGAGAGGGCGGCGGCTCTGGCGCAGAAGGTCGCGGCGCTGACCACGATGCTGAAAGCCATGAAGGGGAGCGCTATGCCTAGGGCGGTGCTGGCCTTCTTCTCGGCCTCTCGCTCTGCGCCTCCCTGCTCTACCGGCTCGCCACCATGGCAAGCCTCCGCCACTGAGCTTGGCGCCGCGCCCGCGTGGCAGCGAGCGCGGCGCTGCGACATTGTCTTGGCCCGAAGGTTCGGCGTTGCCGCCCCCATGCTTGCCCTAGGTCGTGGTCGTGCCTTCTGCCCTGAGCCTGCCGTCGTGCCCGCACAAGGCGGGCACGACGGCCGCAGGTTCATGCCCCCGCCGGCAGTGGCGAGGCAGCGCCAGCGTGAGCAAGGGCGAGGACTTCTGCCTTGGCCCGAAGGTTCGGGGTCTTCGTTCTCGTGCTCGCCATCTGATTCTCACCCGCCGGCTGCCCCGAGGCTTGGCGGCCTGGAATCGAGGTTGCTCCCAAACACCTCGTGTGTTGACACATCCACCACGGCCAACAACCCTGACCGTGTTCACCGAAGGGAATGAGACATGTCTTTTGCGGCGCTGCGATGAGTGCAACGGAGGAGGAGAACGACCCTGCTGCGCTCTTGGTGGCAGCGCTGCGCGAGGCGACCGAGGCGGCGAAGTCTGCCAATGCGGCGGCGGCGGCGGCGCACCAGGTGACGCTGGAAACCCAGGGCCAGCTCAGCCGTGTGGTTCCCAGCCTTGAGCAGAAGGTCGATGCTCTCGTGCATAGGCTGCAGGTCATGACGCCACGCCGTGAAGCCCTGCGGCGTGCCCGTGTCGGGCGCTACATCTGGGCGGCCGGTGGTTTTCTTCTCGGCTTGCTGCTCGGCGTCTCCGTTCTCCTGCTTGCCGTCGTGCCTCGTCTTTCGGGCTGACCGGCAAACGCCCTCAGAGGTTCATGCCTGCCCTCTGCCCCGAGGCTTGGCGCCGTGCCCGCCTTGTGCGGGCACGGCGCCGCCGGTTCCGCACCCTCGGCCAGTGCTGGCGTCATAACGCGAAAAGAAACACGGGAAAAAATGGGTTGGAAACCGTTGGTACAAAAATTGTACCTGGCTTTCTGCCAGTCATCAGCCAGTGCTCATGGTAAAGCGCGGTTAAGGAATTGCCGCTGTCGACGCCCATACAGTAACGCTTCGGCCTGTCATGACGGCTGCGCGAATTATTCGGCGCTTGATAGCGAGGTTGAAGGCGATGGGATTAAAGCCGCTGGCCTTCTTCTCGCATCGTTTGGTGTGAGGACAGTCACGCAAGAGGCAAGGCAATATCTTTTTGTGCGTTGTCTATTTTTCTCTTGAAGCTCTTCAATAGATATACTATCTTCATATCAAGAGACGGGGAAACATCTTCTTCCCTCTCCTGCGCGCCGGGCGCCCCCCGGAAACCAAGGCTGTTCAATGCTATGAGATAGCGAGCAGCGCGAGCATATTATCGATACCGGCGAGGGCGGCTCGGTAGCGGTCCTGGGCGAGTGTGTTGGTACGATGTGCGGTAAGGATGTTGAAACCGAAACTGCGCAAGCGTGCGAACACGCCGGGGTTGGTGCGGATGCGCGAGCGGTCTTCGCCGAAGGTGACGTCGCGGCTGTAGTGGGAGGTGGTTTCGATCCGCCAGTGTGCGCGGATGGCATCGGCGGCGCGGCGTGCGGAGATCGGCGTGTTGGAGACATAGAAGGCGGTCTCGGCGGAGTGGCGCAGCAGCCCGGTCTTGCTGCTGCGGGTGAACACCTCGCGCTCGACGCGGATGATGGCGGCGACGTGTGGATGCCAGTCGGTGTTGGCGAGTATGTTGGCGGGATCAAGGACGGTGACGGTGCGGCGCTCGTCGCGATTGCGCCCGATATCGTGGCTGTGGGCGGATCCGAGCGGTGGCGTGGTGGTGGAGAATTCGGTGATCTGGCGCAGCAGGGTGGGCTGGTTGTCCTTGACCTGGACGATCAGGGCGAGGTTGGCCTGCGCAGCGGCCTCGAAGGTTTTTTTTGGCAGTGCAGCGCATCGAGGGTGACGACGGCGCCGGCCGGGACGCCGAGTTCGGCAAGCAGCGCCTGCGCTGCCGGGATTTCGTTGGATTTCTCGGCGATCTCAACATGGGCGAGCACGAGGGCGGTGTCGGTGGCGAACGCGCTCAGCACCTGGGCGGCGGCGCGGTCGTGAAAGTTGTCGAAACTGCCGCGGAGCGTCTTGCCATCCAGCGCGATGCTGCCCTGTCCGGGCGTCGCGCGCGCGGCCTGCAGCAAGGCGGCATGGCGGCGGAAGACCGCCTCCACCGCAGCCGGATCAAGCCCCTGGAGGATGTAGCGGATGGCCGTGTGCGCCGGCGCGCGACGCCATTTCAGCGCAAAGATGGCGTTCAGCCGGTGACGATGGACGTCGATGAAGGTGATGATGCCGCGATACGAATTGCAGCCGCTGACGATGGCCAGGATGGCGAACAGCAGCACGTAAGGCAGTTGGTAGAGCTTTCCTTCCGCCCGGCGCGGATCAGGAATCTCCGCCAGCACGTCCAGCAACGGTGAGAATATAGCCACGGCAACCTCCACTTCGGTTGCCGCCCTATGAGTCAGACATTTCCCGATTGGGGAATCCCCTTCGTCTCCATGAATGCATTTCACCCATCAGATGTTACAAATCGGGCTCAGTCCAGCCAACGAGAGAGCGTTGAACAGCCTTGCCCCGGAAACAAAGCGGCCGAGCATGGTGCTACCAACACCACACCCGGCCTGACCTGCAACATTGGAGTGGGCCAATGCCACAAGCTGCCAAACACCGTAGCACACCGCGCTCCCTGTCGGGAGCCGCCGTCATCTCCTCTCGCCCCAAGGCCCGGCATCACGGCCACAGTGCCGGATATGCCGCGCGTCAGCGCCCTGGTTCCCACTCGGGCGAGAAGACCTGGCGTGAGATGGCCGACCGCGGCCTCGAAATCGTCATCTGCATCGGTCACATCGTCGGCGTCGTCATGCTGGTCGTCGACCATTTGTTCTGACCCGCCCCCGCCATCAGC
This genomic window from Acidibrevibacterium fodinaquatile contains:
- a CDS encoding Tn3 family transposase, yielding MPRRHILSLQSRAALFDPPTEPAAIVRHYTFSPEDIGLIRHRRRAVNRLGFAVNLAYLKFPGRVLRSDETPPAEMLAYIATQTESEVIEFESYAKREETRWEHLGELEAYLNVRPFRRDDKRAVAQIAIEYATGSDRGDVIVAPMVEYLRERRILLPAAVTLEKVALAARALARKRAYKNLGEGLSPESIAGLESLLVVARGEERTSFAWLRDWPEAPRQKNLLAVVERLEAVRKLGVGPDREKRIHRARYATIAKEISIFVPRDITRFDAPRRLATLIIFAREMEAALTDAALAMFDKMLGAVFRRADRTHKDKLIDRAKSLDASARALLGMAKAMLEAKAKNQDQVAAVERALGWERLKALVAATETVVIDARPDNLGEVVERYVSIRRMSPVVLGAFAFRSWKENDPLLAALDVVRELHASGANKLPPRTPTGFLRPAWRKVVKAEAGLNRRAYEVAAMMSLRDRLRSGDVWVEGSRAFRAFDDFLLPRDAFKNRRSAGELDLAVPDSFEAWRDTKTRLLEMRLGEIDALAAAGELPEASLTQEGLSISAIRGSENEAADALVRRLYAMLPRLRVTELFAEVHGWTGFADRFAHLRTGVPPDDARALMTAVLADATNLGLTRMARSVGAFSHSRLLWVAEWHVREETYQAALACISDAIHAQPLTRLWGDGDTSSSDGQFFRAGGHGQARADYNAKYSSDPGVKFYTHVSDRYAPFHSKVIAANASEAAHVLDGLMHHESSLDIREHYTDTAGAIDHVFGLCQLLGFRFAPRIRDLADRRLYIVGARSTHKSLEPLVGGTVDLRVIAENWDEILRLAASIKAGTVAPSAILRRLAAYPRQNTLAKALKEIGRMERTLFTLDWIGDPALRRRANAGLNKGEAHHALKRAVFFHRLGEIRDRTFENQGYRASGLNLAVAAIILWNTVYLGRAVDELRARGEIIADDLLTHVAPLGWEHVAFNGDYVWPTEPLPNAFRPLRYPRAEFLDAA
- the istB gene encoding IS21-like element helper ATPase IstB; the encoded protein is MLTHPTLDLLHKLGLHGMAKAFKDLDARPEVAGLAHGEWLALLLEHEATLRQQKRFESRARAAKLRQSASVEDVDYRAPRGLDRAQFLKLASCDWVRARHNLLITGPCGVGKSWLACALGQKACREDLSTAYHRVSRLFSALALARADGRYARTLRQIARLDLLILDDWGPETLNADQRRDLLEIIDDRHEMRSVIITSQVPVERWYGGHRGFCSKSYAKPRRGTRPEGIVAAEMRWGGALWARRSRH
- the istA gene encoding IS21 family transposase; amino-acid sequence: MRQIRQTLRLASDGISARAMGRMLGVARSTIQDNLKRAQAAGLAWPLPADLSDAVLEERLFARSGAPRGVRRRAEPVWSELVCELKRPGVNLMVLWEEYRAGHPEGYSYSRFCDLFREFEARLSPVMRQEHRAGDKVFVDYSGKKLGITDPATGIVRMAEIFVAVLGASNYTYAEASWTQTLPDWIGAHSRMFRFFGGVPRLIVPDNLKSGVNKASFYDPEINLSYGRMASHYGVGVLPARPRRPKDKAKVEAGVRFAQSYILGRLRQQTFFSLAEANQAIAGMVERINAHVMRRLGVSRRHLFETIERQALAALPETDHEFAEWGFARVSLDYHVEVCGFFYSVPHQLIRQQVDTRATERMVEIFHQGKRVAVHQRRYGGPRHGTAPEHMPSAHRRYAAWTPERFRSWGASIGPQTEGLIIAILANRPHPEQGFRTCLGILRLFKELDRPRAEAVAARAVAFGAFNYKSIASIIASKLDQTASPPDEAQAVLTHSNLRGAEYFH
- a CDS encoding ISAs1 family transposase; translated protein: MPKKTFEAAAQANLALIVQVKDNQPTLLRQITEFSTTTPPLGSAHSHDIGRNRDERRTVTVLDPANILANTDWHPHVAAIIRVEREVFTRSSKTGLLRHSAETAFYVSNTPISARRAADAIRAHWRIETTSHYSRDVTFGEDRSRIRTNPGVFARLRSFGFNILTAHRTNTLAQDRYRAALAGIDNMLALLAIS
- a CDS encoding ISAs1 family transposase; the encoded protein is MAIFSPLLDVLAEIPDPRRAEGKLYQLPYVLLFAILAIVSGCNSYRGIITFIDVHRHRLNAIFALKWRRAPAHTAIRYILQGLDPAAVEAVFRRHAALLQAARATPGQGSIALDGKTLRGSFDNFHDRAAAQVLSAFATDTALVLAHVEIAEKSNEIPAAQALLAELGVPAGAVVTLDALHCQKKPSRPLRRPTSP